Within the Stenotrophomonas maltophilia genome, the region CGGTGCTGACCGCGCGCCCACTGCTGGGCGGGTTCGACCAGGGCTTCCAGTACATCCAGGAGTTCACCGGCTTCTTCACCCCCGGCATCGTGGTGATCTTCCTGCTGGGCCTGTTCTGGAAGCGTGCGAACGAAGCCGGTGCGCTGGCTGCGGCGGTCGGCTCCTTCGTACTGTCGCTGGCCCTGAAGCTGCTGTGGCCCTCGCTGCCCTTCATGGACCGCATGGGCGTGGTGTTCCTGGTCACGCTGCTGCTGGGCGTAGGCGTCGCGCTGGGCACCCGCGCCAGTGGCGATCGTGATCGTATCCGCACCGACGATGTGAGCTATGCCACCGCCCCATCGTTCAACATGGCTTCGCTGGCGGTGCTGGCGATCCTGGTGGCCCTCTACGCAACCTACTGGTGACCTCGATGCGCCTGACTGTCCGACACGCATTCGTTCTGCGCAGTGGTATGCGCTGCCTGGCCCTGCTGGCCCTGACCGGGTTCGCCTCTGTGCTGCACGCAGCGGAGATCACATGGACTGGCACCGCCACCGTGGCCGCCCGCAACGCGGGCTGGGGGCGATTGGCGCAGCTGCCGGATGGCCGCTGGCTGGCAGTGACCACGCGCTTCAATGAAGGGCAGCCGACCACCCTGCAGCTCTCGATCAGCAGTGACCGGGCCCGCAGCTGGGCGCCCTGGTCCGACGTGGCCGAGCCCGGCCGGATGATCGACAACGGCGAACTGCTGGTGCTGCCGGAGGGGCGTGTGCTGCTGGCGATGCGTTCGCTGGTCGAAGGCGTCTCCTACCGGCTGCATCTCTATGCCAGCGACGACCTTGGAGCACACTGGACCTTCCTGAGCACCCTCGCCGGCAACGAGGCACCGAACGGGCGCAAGGACCGCGGCGTGTGGGAGCCGGTGTTGACGCGCCTGGACGACGGCACGCTGTCGGTGGTGTATGCCGATGAAACCCGCGCCGATGAGCATCCGTCCTACAACCAGGTCGTTTCACAGCGACTGTCCAACGATGGCGGGCGCACCTGGGGACCTGCGATGACGATTGCCGAACAGCCCGGCGGTGGGCAGCTCCGGCCCGGCATGCCCGTCATGGCACGCCGCCCCGCCGGTGGCTACCTGATGGTGTTCGAGACCTGCGGCGATGATCCGCAATGCCCGGTGTCGTACAAGGTCTCGACGGACGGGCGGACCTGGCCGGCCGGCCTCGGTACGCCGCTCGCCGACCAGCGCTGCGGCCCCCACGTCATGACCAGTACGCGCGGGGTGATGTTCGTGACCTCGTGCCTGAACGAAGTCAGCTGGAGCGAGGACAGCGGATCGAGCTGGCGCACGGTAACACCTCCCGCATGGCCGCTGGGTTTCCGCCATTCCTGGCCCGCCGTGGTCGAGCTCGGCCCGGCGGAGATCGGCGTCGTGAACGTGGTGGACGGCGCAGTGCAGATCCGTTTCGGGAGCTACTAGGGGACGCCCCATCACTTCTGCTTGAACACACTCCTGCGCCCGATGACCACATCCTTGCCCGTCGTCGGCCTGGCCAGGCCCGGAATCAGGAAATCGGTCGCGCTGCGACCGTGCCGGGTCTTGTCCGCTAGCCAGCGCGGCATGCGCCCGCGACCGGTCCAGGTATTCCGCCGGTTCTCGGGGTCGCGATATTTGGGTGCGACCTTGCCTGTCTTCCGGCGCCTGCGGGAAGCGCCGCCCGCAGGCACGGACACCGCGCTGGCGCCGGCGAACAGTTCCTCGATTGAATAACCGCATTCTGCGGCGGCGGCGACCAGCTCACGCCTGACGACGGCCGCGGAACGTCGCTGTGCGAGCAGCTGCAGCCGCCGCTCGGCGGCCGCGATGAGTGCCTTCAGCTGCCGCTCGTCCAGCGCCTTGATATCGATATGCATGGCACGCAGCGTGGTGGTGGCGCCGTGGCCTGTCAAGGGATGCTCCGCGGGTGCCGCACCCGGATCGCCGACCGGGCTCAGAACGAGACCTGCGCCCGTACGCCGACAGTATTGCCGGAATCCGGCCCTTGGGCATTGCCCACCTTGTTGTCGGTCTTCCAGTGAACGTAGTTCAGCATCAGGCGTGACCAGTTGTTGAGGTACCAGTTCAGCCCGAGCGTCCATGCCGTGCCCTCGCCACCGCGGGCAGCATCAAGGAAGTCGTAGCGGTCATAGCGGGCCGCCAGCTCGAAGGCGCCGATGCCGCCTTCCTGCACGGGGCGAAGTACGCGCGTGGTACCCCATACCCCGGAGCGGCTGCTGAATCCAGGGCGCTCACCGGTGATCAGCCAGCCTGCGTAGATCGATGTGGCCTGCTGGTCGACCGGGTCGACCGTGCGCGACTCGATGGTGCGCGTGGTGTGTTCGGCAAAGGCCCACACCGGGCCGTACACCCCACCCAGTTCCAGGCCCCAGGCGCGGTTGTCGGTGACGTTGGCGATGGAACTGGCCGATACGCGCACGTTGCCGTTCCAGCCCAGTGCGATCGGCGAGGTCTTGTTGATGCTGCCGACGTCCTGGCCGAGATCCTCGTACCAGTACCAGCCGCCCAGGTGCAGGAAGCCGGCCTGGCCACGCAGCGGGTTCCAGTGCGCGCGCAGCAGATACGCAATCGTGTCGCTGGCCGTGCTGTCATTGCCGATATCGTCGCCGGTCACCGCGACGCTGGCATGCCAGCCATCGCCGATCACCTTGGTGGTGACGCCCAGTCCGTAGTACCCGCTCTGCTGGGCGCCCACCGAGGCCACGGCATTGCGCTGCATGAAAGGCGTGTTCACTCCACTGGTGCCACCGTCGAGGCCACGGTCCTTGAGCTTGTTGCCCACGTAGATCTCTGTCGGCAGCCCTCCCATCCGCGTGTCCCAGGACAGGTAGGTGTCCTTCAGTGATACCTCGTTGCCAGCAAAGTCCGCATCGATCTTGTAGCCCAGCGGTCCCATCTGTCCCTCTGCACCCAGGCGGCCGCTGGCCAGATCGGTGCCGGTGACGTTGCGCGCGTCGAATCCGGATCCGTGGGTGGTGCTGAAATCCACCAGCACGCGGCCACGGGGATGGAAAGTGAACCGGCCATCACCGCTGCGCAGCTCGGGGCCACCCTTGCGCCAGCGCACATTGCCATCGCCTCCCCCACCGGTCGCGGCAAGCTGGGCCACCTGTGCCTGCAGAATGGCCAGGTCGTCCTGCCGGGTGTCGGCGATTGCGGCGGCTACCTGCGCGTCAACGTTGGCGTCGCTGCCGGGCA harbors:
- a CDS encoding H-NS family nucleoid-associated regulatory protein → MHIDIKALDERQLKALIAAAERRLQLLAQRRSAAVVRRELVAAAAECGYSIEELFAGASAVSVPAGGASRRRRKTGKVAPKYRDPENRRNTWTGRGRMPRWLADKTRHGRSATDFLIPGLARPTTGKDVVIGRRSVFKQK
- a CDS encoding OprO/OprP family phosphate-selective porin encodes the protein MNSLKRAALAAAAGGGLLLASPSVLAAASDTEAGLRAQVQEQARQLREQATLLQQLSARLAALEGGTQGAAAVPGSDANVDAQVAAAIADTRQDDLAILQAQVAQLAATGGGGDGNVRWRKGGPELRSGDGRFTFHPRGRVLVDFSTTHGSGFDARNVTGTDLASGRLGAEGQMGPLGYKIDADFAGNEVSLKDTYLSWDTRMGGLPTEIYVGNKLKDRGLDGGTSGVNTPFMQRNAVASVGAQQSGYYGLGVTTKVIGDGWHASVAVTGDDIGNDSTASDTIAYLLRAHWNPLRGQAGFLHLGGWYWYEDLGQDVGSINKTSPIALGWNGNVRVSASSIANVTDNRAWGLELGGVYGPVWAFAEHTTRTIESRTVDPVDQQATSIYAGWLITGERPGFSSRSGVWGTTRVLRPVQEGGIGAFELAARYDRYDFLDAARGGEGTAWTLGLNWYLNNWSRLMLNYVHWKTDNKVGNAQGPDSGNTVGVRAQVSF
- a CDS encoding sialidase family protein, with translation MRLTVRHAFVLRSGMRCLALLALTGFASVLHAAEITWTGTATVAARNAGWGRLAQLPDGRWLAVTTRFNEGQPTTLQLSISSDRARSWAPWSDVAEPGRMIDNGELLVLPEGRVLLAMRSLVEGVSYRLHLYASDDLGAHWTFLSTLAGNEAPNGRKDRGVWEPVLTRLDDGTLSVVYADETRADEHPSYNQVVSQRLSNDGGRTWGPAMTIAEQPGGGQLRPGMPVMARRPAGGYLMVFETCGDDPQCPVSYKVSTDGRTWPAGLGTPLADQRCGPHVMTSTRGVMFVTSCLNEVSWSEDSGSSWRTVTPPAWPLGFRHSWPAVVELGPAEIGVVNVVDGAVQIRFGSY